Proteins encoded within one genomic window of Methanosarcina barkeri str. Wiesmoor:
- a CDS encoding energy-coupling factor ABC transporter ATP-binding protein, whose amino-acid sequence MGTIFELRNVSYSYTGKINALKDINFKVNSGEQISIIGSNGSGKSTLLAILDGLIYPTAGEFYAFDNMVIEEVFDTIKDNKFRSYFRTRVGFVFQNSDVQLFSSTVFEEIAFGPLQLNMTPEDVKTRVMEVLEMMELTKLKDRAPHTLSGGEKKKVCIATILATNPDILLLDEPTAGLDPRTQLWLTELLQELGNRGKTIIIATHDLELVEQISKRAIVMSEDHRIVADGNAEKVLDNLELLLSTNLIHEHMHFHGKLVHEHLHAHDKEHMHEHET is encoded by the coding sequence GTGGGGACGATCTTTGAATTAAGGAATGTATCATATTCCTATACGGGAAAGATAAATGCCTTGAAAGATATCAACTTCAAGGTTAATTCCGGCGAGCAGATATCCATAATTGGCTCAAACGGTAGCGGCAAATCGACTCTACTGGCTATTTTGGATGGACTTATATATCCAACAGCCGGAGAATTCTACGCCTTTGACAATATGGTAATAGAAGAGGTTTTCGATACTATTAAGGACAATAAATTCAGGTCCTATTTCCGGACAAGAGTTGGCTTTGTCTTTCAAAATTCAGATGTGCAGCTCTTCTCGTCTACGGTCTTTGAAGAGATTGCATTTGGGCCCCTGCAGCTTAATATGACTCCAGAAGACGTCAAGACCAGAGTAATGGAAGTCCTGGAAATGATGGAATTGACCAAGCTCAAAGATCGGGCGCCTCACACTCTGAGCGGAGGGGAAAAGAAAAAGGTTTGTATTGCAACTATCCTGGCTACTAATCCTGATATCCTTTTACTGGATGAACCTACCGCTGGATTGGACCCAAGAACCCAGCTATGGCTTACAGAGCTATTACAGGAGCTTGGAAACAGGGGAAAGACGATAATTATTGCCACTCATGACTTGGAACTGGTAGAACAGATCAGCAAAAGGGCCATAGTCATGAGTGAAGATCATAGAATTGTTGCGGATGGAAATGCGGAGAAAGTGCTGGATAACCTGGAACTCCTTCTTTCCACAAATCTGATTCATGAGCACATGCACTTTCACGGCAAGCTTGTGCACGAGCATCTGCATGCCCACGACAAAGAGCATATGCACGAGCATGAGACTTGA
- the cbiQ gene encoding cobalt ECF transporter T component CbiQ: MKEVNDETCECLATYHGKKSFIGRTIEEIFKFIEAAFIAESYSRRKGLLQSLDPRVKLISIMTIIFATVLVTNLKILTSVYVFLVLIAYISKIEVSYFIKRVWLFIPIFSAIIALPMIFNIFFPGDPLIQLIYLGPGAHLGPFSLPESVYITKQGVYAASIFIMRVATCVSAIVLLFLTTPQQMLFKAIRSVGVPRIYVLTLGMAYRYIFLLIDLVREMYIAKKARTIRSRNMFEEQKWVGGRIGYTLIRSLDMSEKVHMAMLSRGFTGDVKTMEEFKMRKRDYITGAASIALSIVLVATSQNIFR; this comes from the coding sequence ATGAAAGAAGTGAATGATGAAACTTGCGAATGCCTAGCTACGTATCACGGAAAGAAAAGCTTCATAGGCAGGACAATTGAGGAAATTTTCAAATTCATAGAAGCTGCTTTTATTGCGGAAAGCTACTCAAGGCGTAAGGGCCTGCTTCAGAGCCTGGATCCAAGGGTCAAGCTGATTTCCATCATGACCATAATATTTGCAACGGTCCTGGTAACTAATCTGAAGATACTGACATCTGTCTATGTTTTTTTAGTACTAATCGCATACATCAGCAAGATTGAAGTCAGTTATTTTATCAAACGAGTCTGGCTCTTTATTCCCATTTTTTCGGCAATTATTGCCTTACCCATGATTTTCAACATCTTCTTTCCGGGTGATCCACTTATTCAATTGATATATCTGGGGCCTGGGGCTCACCTTGGGCCATTTTCGCTGCCGGAAAGCGTTTATATTACGAAGCAGGGTGTCTACGCAGCAAGTATATTTATTATGCGTGTTGCAACATGTGTTTCTGCCATAGTTCTGCTCTTTCTCACTACACCTCAGCAAATGCTCTTTAAGGCTATACGCAGTGTAGGCGTCCCAAGGATCTATGTTCTCACGCTAGGTATGGCTTACAGGTACATTTTCTTATTAATAGATCTTGTTCGCGAGATGTATATTGCAAAGAAAGCCAGGACAATAAGGTCTCGAAACATGTTTGAGGAGCAGAAGTGGGTCGGAGGACGCATAGGATACACACTAATAAGATCTCTGGATATGAGCGAAAAAGTTCATATGGCTATGTTATCCAGAGGCTTCACCGGAGATGTTAAAACGATGGAAGAGTTCAAAATGCGTAAGCGAGATTATATCACAGGTGCAGCATCGATAGCCCTGAGCATAGTCCTGGTGGCGACTTCCCAAAATATATTTAGGTGA
- the cbiM gene encoding cobalt transporter CbiM — protein MHIPDGYLGPSTFIAFWIIMIPIWLYAGKKMGTLGSKRAPLLALASAFAFVIMMFNLPVPGGSSGHAVGGAIIAVVIGPWAAVIAISIALALQALLFGDGGVTAYAANCFSMAVIMPFIGYYTYKFISGNTDIKSSRRVIAIAIGAWLSLTVAATFIGFILGLQPILYRGANGLPLYMPYPLSVTVPAMFLEHAFVFSILEALVSALIFVYIQRTDPSIFYAEKAAPQEVSKKKSTRDLAIGILLLIILTPLGLLAAGTAYGEWAPEELKARVGYMPPGLEKLSDLWHAPISDYGFSNLPPIMGYILAAAIGVILCVGILYFMGKKIAKD, from the coding sequence ATGCATATTCCGGATGGTTATTTAGGCCCAAGTACATTTATCGCATTCTGGATCATCATGATCCCGATTTGGCTTTATGCAGGAAAGAAAATGGGAACCCTTGGGTCTAAAAGAGCTCCGCTGCTTGCCCTAGCATCAGCATTCGCTTTTGTTATTATGATGTTCAATTTGCCCGTGCCCGGTGGAAGCAGCGGCCATGCAGTGGGTGGGGCTATAATTGCTGTCGTTATAGGACCATGGGCTGCAGTTATAGCCATATCTATAGCCCTGGCGCTACAAGCGCTACTGTTTGGGGATGGAGGGGTAACCGCTTATGCGGCAAACTGTTTCAGTATGGCAGTTATTATGCCTTTTATTGGTTATTACACTTACAAGTTTATTAGCGGAAACACAGATATCAAATCCTCACGAAGGGTAATCGCTATAGCCATCGGGGCCTGGTTATCCCTCACCGTAGCAGCTACGTTCATAGGATTTATTCTTGGATTGCAGCCTATTTTATATAGAGGTGCAAATGGTTTACCTCTCTATATGCCATATCCGCTAAGTGTAACTGTTCCAGCTATGTTCTTGGAGCATGCATTTGTATTCAGTATCCTTGAAGCACTAGTTTCAGCATTGATATTTGTCTATATTCAGAGAACAGATCCATCCATATTCTATGCAGAGAAAGCTGCTCCTCAAGAAGTATCAAAGAAAAAAAGCACAAGAGACCTGGCTATTGGTATTCTGTTGTTGATAATTCTAACACCTCTGGGACTGCTTGCGGCAGGCACTGCATATGGTGAATGGGCCCCGGAGGAGCTTAAAGCCAGAGTCGGTTATATGCCACCGGGCCTGGAAAAGCTTTCAGACCTCTGGCATGCCCCAATCTCTGATTACGGCTTTTCAAATCTCCCTCCGATTATGGGATATATTTTAGCAGCTGCGATAGGAGTAATATTGTGCGTGGGCATCTTGTACTTCATGGGCAAAAAGATTGCTAAAGATTAA
- a CDS encoding GTP-binding protein — MQVIVVGGFLGSGKTTTIINMGKYLAEKGKKVAIIVNEIGEVGIDGDVIKKFGFDTKEITSGCICCSLKVGLRVTVTHLANEYKPDILMIEPTGIAFPNLIKKEIELMNLGEQVKIAPLVTLIDGSRFKYLMKEVKEFAMRQIIDAEILGINKIDLIEPIRIPILEASVQQLNPKSRVVLLSGKDTGESFENFMRLVLPDLEELSKEVPTEITEEVKPSKAEPSAPQETENSIEASKVGSYSVEFAVENGNLSTEVSRELTTELMNTIKAKVLQLNPEFIGHIKLFLDNGSETVKQNITIYYEEPQEDVIKSKEGATPTLKILSAVSNVDKEAVKAAVNDSVHEVFERKQIKVNKIEHEHNHEHEHHEHEHHEHEHHEHEHHEHEHHEHEHHEKHKHGDQEEEISE; from the coding sequence GTGCAGGTCATTGTAGTGGGAGGATTTCTGGGAAGCGGAAAAACCACCACTATTATCAATATGGGCAAATACCTGGCAGAGAAAGGGAAAAAAGTTGCCATTATAGTGAACGAGATCGGGGAAGTCGGAATTGATGGGGATGTGATAAAAAAGTTCGGGTTCGATACGAAAGAGATCACAAGTGGGTGCATCTGCTGTTCTCTGAAAGTAGGATTAAGGGTAACAGTTACTCATCTTGCAAATGAATACAAGCCTGACATCCTTATGATCGAACCCACAGGCATCGCCTTCCCGAATCTAATAAAGAAAGAAATTGAACTTATGAACCTTGGTGAGCAGGTAAAAATCGCTCCTCTTGTGACCCTGATTGACGGCAGCCGTTTCAAGTACCTGATGAAAGAAGTAAAGGAATTTGCCATGAGGCAGATTATCGATGCGGAAATTCTCGGGATAAATAAGATAGACCTGATAGAACCTATTCGAATTCCAATCCTTGAAGCCTCGGTCCAGCAACTGAATCCGAAGTCCAGGGTAGTCCTGCTTTCAGGAAAAGACACAGGTGAAAGCTTTGAGAATTTTATGCGATTAGTGCTTCCTGATCTTGAAGAACTATCCAAAGAAGTCCCGACTGAGATAACAGAAGAAGTAAAACCTTCTAAAGCTGAACCTTCTGCACCTCAGGAGACAGAAAATTCAATTGAAGCCTCAAAAGTAGGCAGTTATTCTGTAGAGTTTGCGGTTGAAAATGGAAACCTGAGTACTGAGGTTTCCAGGGAATTAACAACCGAACTGATGAACACAATAAAAGCAAAGGTGCTGCAACTAAATCCCGAGTTTATAGGGCACATCAAGCTTTTCTTGGACAATGGGTCAGAAACCGTGAAACAGAACATTACAATATATTATGAAGAGCCCCAGGAAGATGTGATCAAATCAAAGGAAGGAGCTACCCCTACCCTCAAGATACTTTCAGCGGTTTCAAACGTTGATAAAGAAGCTGTTAAAGCTGCTGTAAATGATTCGGTACATGAGGTCTTTGAGAGAAAACAAATAAAAGTAAACAAAATCGAGCATGAACATAACCACGAACATGAGCACCATGAACATGAGCACCATGAACATGAGCACCATGAACATGAGCACCATGAACATGAACACCATGAACATGAACACCATGAAAAGCATAAGCATGGTGATCAGGAAGAAGAAATTAGTGAGTGA